A region of Neovison vison isolate M4711 chromosome 7, ASM_NN_V1, whole genome shotgun sequence DNA encodes the following proteins:
- the LOC122913638 gene encoding olfactory receptor 4P4-like produces MDQSKNVTVFILMGLSKNKNIEMLCFVLFLFCYIAICGGNLLIMISIMCSQLIEQPMYFFLKYLSLSDLCYTSTVTPKLMTDLLAERKSISYSNCMTQLFTTHLFGGVEIFILTGMAYDRYVAICKPLHYTVIMSRERCNTIITACCTGALIHSASQFLLIIFLPFCGPNEIDHYFCDVYPLLKLACTDTYRIGLLVIVNSGLIALMTFVILMVSYFLILCTLRAYPAESRSKALSTCTSHVTVVVLFFAPALFIYIRPATTFPEDKVFALFYTIIAPMFNPLIYTLRNTEMKNALRKVWCHHVLLEGK; encoded by the coding sequence ATGGATCAAAGCAAAAATGTCACTGTATTTATTCTCATGGGACTTTCcaaaaacaagaacattgaaatgctttgttttgtattatttttattttgctacatTGCTATTTGTGGGGGAAACTTGCTAATCATGATTTCTATCATGTGCAGTCAGCTAATTGAGCAAcccatgtattttttccttaaatacctCTCACTCTCCGACCTTTGCTACACATCCACTGTGACACCCAAACTAATGACGGACTTACTGGCAGAAAGGAAGAGCATTTCCTACAGTAACTGCATGACACAACTCTTTACCACACATTTATTTGGAGGTGTGGAAATCTTCATCCTCACAgggatggcctatgaccgctacgtGGCCATCTGTAAGCCCCTGCACTACACCGTCATCATGAGCAGAGAGAGGTGTAACACTATCATCACAGCCTGCTGTACTGGGGCCTTAATCCACTCTGCCAGTCAGTTCCTCCTCATCATCTTCCTACCCTTCTGTGGCCCCAATGAGATAGATCACTACTTCTGCGACGTGTATCCTTTACTGAAGCTGGCCTGCACGGACACATACAGAATTGGTCTCTTGGTCATTGTTAATTCAGGACTGATTGCTCTGATGACTTTTGTGATTTTGATGGTGTCCTATTTTCTGATATTATGCACCCTTAGGGCTTACCCTGCAGAGAGCCGCTCCAAAGCTCTTTCCACCTGCACTTCCCACGTCACAGTCGTGGTTCTGTTCTTTGCACCTGCGTTATTCATTTACATTCGGCCCGCCACAACTTTCCCAGAAGACAAAGTGTTTGCTCTTTTCTACACCATCATTGCCCCCATGTTCAACCCTCTGATCTACACACTGAGAAACACGGAGATGAAGAACGCGTTGAGGAAAGTGTGGTGCCATCATGTACTGTTGGAAGGAAAATAG